Proteins from a single region of Haloplanus sp. GDY1:
- the coaBC gene encoding bifunctional phosphopantothenoylcysteine decarboxylase/phosphopantothenate--cysteine ligase CoaBC: MLEGTHVALGVTGSIAAVKTVELAHELRRHGASVRAVMTDAARGIVHPWALEFATDHPPVTELTGAVEHVDLCGREGWADVLLIAPATANTVGKVAAAVDDTPVTTCATTALGAGVPVVVAPAMHEPMYDHPGVLDAIERVESWGVDFVDPRIEEGKAKIASEDAVVTALARATTPDPLAGRQVVVTSGATTESVDPIRTLSNRASGRTGRAVARACHVRGASVTLVHDGPDVHYADVRRVESAAEMLDAVRSAVDGADALVSAAAVSDFTVERAPEKIRSGEPITLELEPTPKLLDTVRADHPDLTMVGFKAETSGDDDAMVERARALRDRVGLAFVVANDASVMREADTRALLVDADAVDRYEGSKLGLGGRIAEDLADRLD; encoded by the coding sequence ATGCTCGAGGGGACACACGTCGCGCTCGGAGTGACGGGGAGCATCGCGGCGGTGAAGACGGTCGAACTCGCTCACGAACTCCGGCGCCACGGGGCGTCCGTACGCGCCGTGATGACCGACGCCGCCCGCGGGATCGTCCACCCCTGGGCGCTGGAGTTCGCCACGGACCACCCCCCGGTGACGGAACTCACGGGCGCGGTGGAACACGTCGACCTCTGCGGGCGCGAGGGGTGGGCGGACGTCCTGCTGATCGCTCCCGCCACCGCGAACACCGTCGGCAAGGTGGCCGCGGCCGTCGACGACACGCCCGTGACGACCTGTGCGACGACGGCCCTCGGCGCCGGCGTGCCCGTCGTCGTCGCGCCCGCGATGCACGAACCCATGTACGACCACCCCGGCGTACTGGACGCCATCGAGCGCGTCGAGTCGTGGGGCGTCGACTTCGTCGACCCGCGGATCGAGGAGGGGAAGGCCAAGATCGCGAGCGAGGACGCCGTCGTCACCGCCCTCGCGCGGGCGACGACGCCGGATCCGCTGGCCGGCAGACAGGTCGTCGTCACCAGCGGCGCCACCACGGAGTCGGTCGACCCCATCCGGACGCTCTCGAACCGCGCCTCGGGTCGCACCGGGCGGGCGGTCGCCCGCGCCTGTCACGTCCGCGGCGCGTCCGTGACGCTCGTCCACGACGGCCCCGACGTCCACTACGCCGACGTTCGGCGGGTCGAGAGCGCGGCCGAGATGCTCGACGCCGTGAGGTCGGCCGTCGACGGCGCGGACGCCCTCGTCTCGGCCGCCGCCGTCTCCGATTTCACCGTCGAGCGCGCGCCGGAGAAGATCCGCTCCGGCGAGCCGATCACCCTCGAACTCGAGCCGACGCCGAAGCTGCTGGACACGGTCCGGGCGGACCACCCCGACCTCACGATGGTCGGGTTCAAGGCGGAGACGAGCGGCGACGACGACGCGATGGTCGAGCGGGCGCGGGCGCTCCGGGACCGCGTCGGCCTCGCTTTCGTCGTCGCGAACGACGCCTCGGTGATGCGCGAGGCGGACACCCGGGCCCTGCTCGTCGACGCGGACGCCGTCGACCGCTACGAGGGGTCGAAACTCGGCCTCGGGGGTCGGATCGCCGAGGACCTCGCCGACCGCCTCGATTGA
- a CDS encoding type II toxin-antitoxin system RatA family toxin yields MDRIHVSTVVRLPAAEVYDFLVDFPRYARYSEYLTDVRAEGDGSPGTRYHLRFAWWKLSYTAHTTVTEADPPERLDWRVTEDVDARGRWRVEPLDAVPATLPDATGPACRVHLEVEFDPDSVGGDALDLPRFVSLDWVVEKVKPVLVEEAERVVERIVADLEGRRREVELVVHEEPSGVG; encoded by the coding sequence GTGGACCGCATCCACGTCAGCACGGTCGTCCGCCTGCCGGCCGCGGAGGTGTACGACTTCCTCGTCGACTTCCCGCGGTACGCCCGGTACTCCGAGTACCTGACCGACGTGCGCGCCGAGGGCGACGGGTCGCCGGGCACCCGGTATCACCTCCGGTTCGCGTGGTGGAAGCTCTCGTACACCGCCCACACGACGGTGACCGAGGCCGACCCGCCGGAGCGACTGGACTGGCGGGTGACCGAGGACGTCGACGCCCGGGGGCGGTGGCGGGTCGAACCGCTCGACGCCGTGCCCGCGACGCTGCCGGACGCGACGGGGCCGGCCTGTCGCGTCCACCTGGAGGTCGAGTTCGACCCCGACTCCGTGGGTGGGGACGCCCTCGACCTGCCGCGGTTCGTCTCCCTCGACTGGGTGGTCGAGAAGGTGAAACCGGTCCTGGTCGAGGAGGCCGAACGGGTCGTCGAGCGCATCGTCGCGGACCTCGAAGGGCGACGCCGGGAGGTCGAACTCGTCGTTCACGAGGAGCCGAGCGGCGTGGGCTGA